A stretch of Rhinopithecus roxellana isolate Shanxi Qingling chromosome 12, ASM756505v1, whole genome shotgun sequence DNA encodes these proteins:
- the TEX101 gene encoding LOW QUALITY PROTEIN: testis-expressed protein 101 (The sequence of the model RefSeq protein was modified relative to this genomic sequence to represent the inferred CDS: deleted 1 base in 1 codon), whose product MGTPRIQHLLILLVLGTSLLTSGLELYCQKGLSMTVEADPANMFNWTTEEVETCDKGALCQETVLMIKAGTETAILAMKGCIPEGEEAITIVQHSPHPGLIVISYSNYCEDSFCNDKDSLSQFWEFSETTASTMSTTLHCPTCVALGTCFNAPSLPCPNGTTRCYQGKLEITGGGIESSVEVKGCTATIGCRLMSGVLAVGPMFVREVCPRQLLTQPRKTDNGATCLPIPVWGLQLLLPLLLPSIIHFS is encoded by the exons ATGGGAACCCCTCGTATCCAGCATTTGCTGATCCTCCTGGTCCTAGGAACCTCCCTCCTGACCT CAGGCCTAGAACTGTATTGTCAAAAGGGTCTGTCCATGACTGTGGAAGCGGATCCAGCCAATATGTTTAACTGGACCACAGAGGAAGTTGAGACTTGCGACAAAGGGGCACTTTGCCAGGAAACCGTATTAATGATTAAAGCAG GGACTGAGACAGCCATTTTGGCCATGAAGGGCTGCATCCCAGAAGGGGAGGAGGCCATAACAATTGTCCAGCACTCTCCACACCCCGGCCTGATTGTGATCTCCTACAGTAACTACTGCGAGGATTCCTTCTGTAATGACAAAGACAGCCTGTCTCAGTTTTGGGAGTTCAGTGAGACCACAG CTTCCACCATGTCAACAACCCTCCATTGCCCAACCTGTGTGGCTTTGGGGACCTGTTTCAATgctccttctcttccctgtccCAATGGTACAACTCGATGCTATCAAGGAAAACTTGAGATCACTGGAG GTGGCATTGAGTCATCTGTGGAGGTCAAAGGCTGTACAGCCACGATTGGCTGCAGGTTGATGTCTGGAGTCTTAGCAGTAGGACCCATGTTTGTGAGGGAAGTGTGCCCACGTCAGCTTCTCACTCAACCTCGAAAGACTGACAATGGGGCCACCTGTCTTCCCATTCCTGTTTGG GGGTTACAGCTACTGCTGCCATTGCTGCTGCCATCAATTATTCACTTTTCCTAA